The following coding sequences lie in one Bacteroides helcogenes P 36-108 genomic window:
- the rsxC gene encoding electron transport complex subunit RsxC, whose product MLKTFSIGGIHPRENKLSAHQPIIKAEIPAKAVILLGQHIGAPAKPIVAKGDVVKVGTKIAESGGFVSAAIHSSVSGKVAKIDSIIDASGYAKTAVFIDVEGDEWEESIDRSETLVKECNLTSEEIVKKIADAGIVGLGGACFPTQVKLCPPPAFKAECVIINAVECEPYLTADHQLMLEHADEVMVGVSILMKAVKVNKAFIGIENNKPDAIQLMTKVASSYAGIEVVSLKVQYPQGGEKQLIDAVINRQVAAGALPISTGAVVQNVGTAFAVYQAVQKNKPLFERVITVTGKSLIKPSNFLARIGTPMQQLIDACGGLPEDTGKIIGGGPMMGKALVNTDVPTAKGSSGILIMNKKEAKRGEIQPCIRCAKCVGACPMGLEPYLLATVSAHGDFERVEKEDIMSCIECGSCQFTCPSNRPMLDYIRLGKGKVGAMIRTRQAKK is encoded by the coding sequence ATGTTGAAGACATTTTCAATCGGTGGAATTCATCCACGCGAAAATAAACTTTCAGCACATCAGCCTATCATTAAGGCGGAGATTCCGGCCAAAGCCGTTATCTTATTGGGACAGCACATCGGTGCTCCTGCAAAGCCTATTGTAGCTAAAGGTGATGTAGTGAAGGTAGGTACAAAGATTGCCGAATCCGGTGGTTTCGTATCGGCAGCCATTCATTCGTCTGTCAGTGGAAAGGTTGCTAAAATTGACTCAATTATCGATGCCAGTGGATATGCTAAAACGGCTGTTTTTATTGATGTGGAAGGTGACGAATGGGAAGAATCCATCGATCGTAGCGAAACTTTGGTAAAAGAGTGTAATCTCACTTCTGAAGAAATTGTGAAGAAGATTGCCGATGCTGGTATTGTAGGTTTGGGTGGAGCTTGTTTTCCAACTCAAGTTAAGTTGTGTCCTCCTCCTGCGTTCAAGGCTGAATGTGTTATTATCAATGCCGTAGAATGTGAACCTTATTTGACAGCCGACCATCAGTTGATGCTGGAACATGCTGATGAGGTGATGGTAGGTGTATCCATCTTGATGAAAGCTGTAAAGGTAAACAAAGCATTTATCGGCATTGAAAATAATAAGCCTGATGCTATCCAGTTGATGACAAAGGTAGCTTCCAGTTATGCAGGCATTGAGGTTGTTTCTTTAAAAGTGCAATATCCGCAAGGTGGTGAGAAGCAGTTGATTGATGCGGTTATCAACCGTCAGGTAGCCGCAGGTGCGTTGCCTATCTCTACTGGAGCTGTGGTTCAAAATGTAGGTACGGCATTTGCTGTTTATCAGGCAGTTCAGAAGAACAAACCATTGTTTGAGCGTGTCATTACCGTAACAGGTAAATCACTAATAAAACCGTCCAACTTTTTGGCACGTATCGGCACACCGATGCAGCAACTGATTGACGCTTGCGGTGGCCTTCCTGAAGATACGGGTAAGATTATCGGAGGTGGACCGATGATGGGTAAAGCATTGGTGAATACAGATGTACCGACCGCTAAGGGAAGTTCGGGTATTCTGATTATGAATAAAAAGGAAGCTAAACGTGGTGAAATACAACCCTGTATCCGTTGTGCCAAGTGTGTAGGTGCTTGTCCAATGGGACTGGAACCTTATTTGCTTGCCACAGTTTCGGCTCATGGAGATTTTGAAAGAGTAGAGAAAGAAGATATTATGTCGTGTATCGAATGCGGCTCATGTCAGTTCACTTGTCCTTCTAACCGCCCTATGTTGGATTACATTCGTTTGGGTAAAGGTAAGGTAGGAGCAATGATCCGTACACGTCAAGCTAAAAAATAA